GCAAGCTGATTTATCTTTACGACGACAATCACATTTCCATTGAAGGCAGCACAGACATCACGTTCACCGAAGATCGCGCCAAGCGCTTCGAAGCTTATGGCTGGCATGTGCAGCGGGTGGAAGACGGCAATGATTTGCAAGCACTCGCGCAAGCCCTCGCAGCCGCGCGCGCGCATACCGAACATCCGTCGATTATCGTCGTGCGCACGCAAATCGGTTTCGGCAGTCCGAACAAACAAGGCACTGCCGGCGTGCACGGCGAGCCGCTCGGCAAGGATGAAGTTGTGCTGACGAAACGCGCTTACGGCTGGCCGGAGAATGAATCATTTTATTTGCCCGAGAATGCGCTGCGGCATTTTCGCAAAGCGCTGGCGCGCGGCAAAGAAGCGGAACAAGCCTGGCAGGCAAAATTTTCTGCTTATGAAAAAGCCCATCCGGAGCTGGCCGCGCAATTCCAGCGCGTCATGGCCGGCGAATTGCCCGCAGATTGGGATAAAGACATTCCGGTTTTTCCGGCGGACGCCAAAGGCACGGCCACGCGCGTGGCCGGCGGCAAAGTGTTGAATGCGATTGCCAGCCGCATGCCGGAATTGATCGGTGGCTCTGCCGATCTTGCGCCCAGCACGAAAACCTTGATCACGAAAGAGAAGGATTTCTCCCCGCAAGACCGGCTCAGCCGCAATTTGCGTTTTGGTGTGCGCGAGCATGGCATGGGCAGTGTGTGCAACGGCATCGCGCTGCACGGCGGCTTGCGGCCGTACGGCGCGACGTTTCTGGTTTTTTCCGATTACATGCGTCCTGCGATCCGGCTCGCGGCGATCACCGAGCTGCCGGTGATCTACGTGTTCACGCATGACAGCATCGGCCTGGGCGAAGACGGACCGACGCATCAACCAATTGAGCATTATGCTGCACTACGCGCGATTCCGCATCTCATCTTCATTCGCCCGTGCGATGCCAATGAAACCGCGGAAGCTTGGCGCTTTGCCATCAAACATCAACACGGCCCGGTGGCGCTTGCACTTACTCGCCAGGATTTGCCCGTGCTGGATCGCTCGCGCTGTTCCTCGGCTTCCGGT
Above is a genomic segment from Cytophagia bacterium CHB2 containing:
- the tkt gene encoding transketolase, translating into MNHDSPLDLLCINTIRTLAIDGVQHANSGHPGLPMGAAAMAYVLWDRFLQHNPANPKWPDRDRFILSAGHGSMLLYSLLHLTGYDLPLDELKKFRQLGSKTPGHPEHGLTPGVETTTGPLGQGFGNGVGMALAEAHLAAVFNRPGHEIVNHYTYAIVSDGDLMEGVAAEAASLAGHLKLGKLIYLYDDNHISIEGSTDITFTEDRAKRFEAYGWHVQRVEDGNDLQALAQALAAARAHTEHPSIIVVRTQIGFGSPNKQGTAGVHGEPLGKDEVVLTKRAYGWPENESFYLPENALRHFRKALARGKEAEQAWQAKFSAYEKAHPELAAQFQRVMAGELPADWDKDIPVFPADAKGTATRVAGGKVLNAIASRMPELIGGSADLAPSTKTLITKEKDFSPQDRLSRNLRFGVREHGMGSVCNGIALHGGLRPYGATFLVFSDYMRPAIRLAAITELPVIYVFTHDSIGLGEDGPTHQPIEHYAALRAIPHLIFIRPCDANETAEAWRFAIKHQHGPVALALTRQDLPVLDRSRCSSASGLHNGAYILWESKVAEPQIILIASGSEVWPTWQAAQQLNHQGLAVRVVSMPSWELFEAQSQNYKDEVLPPAVKARLAVESGVAQGWHKYIGEQGATLTIDNRYGASAPVAEVMKAYGFSPENIAAKARALLQE